From the Methylobacterium currus genome, one window contains:
- a CDS encoding NAD(P)H-hydrate dehydratase gives MTRETTIRTITAETLRSLPLPDPAGGSKEARGSALVIAGSVEVPGAAILAGTAALRAGAGKLQMSIAAGTAPHAALAVPEALVVRLPEGEDGHVDHAQAAEVLLPRTERAAAILIGAGMVSGEPTRALTAALLSGPAQGPFVLDAASIDGLCEQAQAVRARGGRVVLTPHAGEMARCLGWERDAVEADPLAAARRAVELLGAVVVMKGAETWIVDPAGDVWHYRGGGAGLATSGSGDVLAGIIVGLLARGTTPAEAAAWGVFLHGEAGRRLARSCGPIGFLARELSGEVPGLMRDVAEGAI, from the coding sequence ATGACGCGAGAGACGACGATCCGCACGATCACCGCCGAGACCCTGCGCAGCCTGCCCCTGCCGGATCCGGCGGGCGGCAGCAAGGAGGCGCGCGGCAGCGCCCTCGTCATCGCCGGCTCGGTCGAGGTGCCGGGGGCGGCGATCCTGGCCGGCACGGCGGCGCTCCGGGCCGGCGCCGGCAAGCTGCAGATGTCGATCGCCGCCGGCACGGCGCCGCATGCCGCGCTCGCCGTGCCCGAAGCCCTGGTGGTGCGCCTGCCCGAGGGCGAGGACGGCCACGTCGATCACGCGCAGGCCGCCGAGGTGCTGCTGCCGCGCACCGAGCGCGCCGCCGCGATCCTGATCGGCGCCGGCATGGTCTCGGGCGAGCCGACCCGGGCGCTCACCGCCGCCCTGCTCTCCGGCCCGGCGCAAGGACCCTTCGTCCTCGACGCGGCGAGCATCGACGGGCTGTGCGAGCAGGCGCAAGCCGTGCGGGCCCGGGGCGGCCGGGTGGTGCTGACCCCGCATGCCGGCGAGATGGCGCGCTGCCTCGGCTGGGAGCGCGATGCCGTGGAGGCCGACCCCCTGGCGGCGGCGCGCCGGGCGGTCGAGCTGCTCGGCGCCGTCGTGGTGATGAAGGGGGCGGAGACCTGGATCGTCGATCCGGCGGGCGATGTCTGGCACTACCGCGGGGGCGGCGCCGGGCTTGCCACCTCCGGCTCGGGCGACGTGCTCGCCGGGATCATCGTCGGGCTGCTCGCCCGCGGCACGACACCCGCCGAGGCCGCCGCCTGGGGCGTGTTCCTGCACGGCGAGGCGGGGCGGCGCCTGGCCCGGAGCTGCGGCCCGATCGGCTTCCTGGCGCGTGAGCTGTCCGGGGAGGTGCCGGGGCTGATGCGGGACGTGGCGGAGGGGGCGATCTGA
- a CDS encoding histidine phosphatase family protein, whose protein sequence is MQQRWPDRIWIVRHGESAGNVARDAAHAAGHTHIDIAERDVDVPLSPLGERQAAAVGRWFSEKPASERPDVVLTSPYRRAEATARLIRDGGGVADPLLDYVADERLREKEFGVLDRLTREGITQIHPEQAELRQLLGKFYHRPPGGESWCDVILRLRSALDTVSLHYGGRRVLVVGHQVVVLCLRYLIEGMTEDEILQIDREGDVANCAVTEYAFDPHRGSSGKLVLQRYNFVAPLTRAGAPVTAEPDATGAAR, encoded by the coding sequence ATGCAGCAGCGCTGGCCGGACCGGATCTGGATCGTGCGGCACGGCGAGAGCGCCGGCAACGTCGCCCGCGACGCGGCGCACGCGGCCGGGCACACCCATATCGACATCGCCGAGCGCGACGTCGACGTGCCGCTCAGTCCCCTCGGCGAGCGCCAGGCTGCGGCAGTCGGCCGGTGGTTTTCCGAGAAGCCGGCATCCGAGCGGCCCGACGTGGTGCTGACCTCGCCCTATCGCCGGGCCGAGGCCACCGCCCGGCTGATCCGCGATGGCGGCGGCGTCGCCGACCCGCTGCTCGACTACGTCGCCGACGAGCGCCTGCGCGAGAAGGAATTCGGGGTCCTCGACCGGCTCACCCGCGAGGGCATCACCCAGATCCATCCCGAGCAGGCCGAGCTGCGGCAGCTCCTCGGCAAGTTCTACCACCGGCCGCCGGGCGGCGAGAGCTGGTGCGACGTGATCCTGCGGCTGCGCAGCGCCCTCGACACCGTCTCGCTGCATTACGGCGGACGGCGCGTGCTGGTGGTCGGCCATCAGGTCGTGGTGCTGTGCCTGCGCTACCTGATCGAGGGGATGACCGAGGACGAGATCCTGCAGATCGACCGCGAGGGCGACGTCGCCAATTGCGCGGTCACCGAATACGCCTTCGACCCGCACCGGGGCAGCAGCGGCAAGCTCGTGCTCCAGCGCTACAATTTCGTGGCGCCGCTGACCCGGGCCGGCGCCCCGGTGACGGCCGAGCCCGACGCCACCGGAGCCGCCCGATGA
- a CDS encoding (2Fe-2S)-binding protein, with protein MQDDRRPIANDARLTASRHVLTVNGRSVAVEAAPGTRLLYVLRNDLALNGPKYGCGLGQCGSCTVLVDGRALRSCAIPLRAAVGRRITTLEGLTPDGLGEAGRLHPVQEAFIAENAAQCGYCLNGMIMTTVALLSANPDPSEAEIRSSLQGNLCRCGTHIEILRAVRAAAMRMRAHSRGDEA; from the coding sequence ATGCAGGACGATCGGCGGCCGATCGCCAACGACGCGCGGCTGACGGCTTCGCGCCACGTGCTCACGGTCAACGGCCGGAGCGTGGCGGTTGAGGCCGCGCCCGGCACCCGCCTCCTCTACGTCCTGCGCAACGACCTCGCGCTGAACGGCCCGAAATACGGTTGCGGCCTCGGCCAGTGCGGCAGCTGCACGGTGCTGGTCGACGGCCGGGCCCTGCGCTCCTGCGCGATTCCCTTGCGCGCGGCCGTCGGTCGCCGGATCACCACCCTGGAGGGCTTGACCCCGGACGGCTTGGGCGAGGCCGGGCGGCTGCATCCGGTGCAGGAGGCCTTCATCGCCGAGAACGCCGCGCAATGCGGCTACTGCCTGAACGGCATGATCATGACCACGGTGGCGCTTCTGTCCGCCAACCCGGACCCGAGCGAGGCGGAGATCCGCTCGAGCCTCCAGGGCAACCTGTGCCGCTGCGGCACCCATATCGAGATCCTGCGCGCCGTGCGGGCTGCGGCCATGCGGATGCGCGCCCATTCCCGGGGAGACGAGGCATGA
- a CDS encoding TonB-dependent siderophore receptor: MSHLPPFSRPSRRLDLRSLLLSGLATGLGIAPALAQQGTIKLDEISVTAPQAPRVLGAPADASATSGGGGGPSGVQGYTARVSPTATKTNTPLIETPQSVSVVTREQLNDRNVQTLNEAINYTPGVASNVFGYDPRFDAFYIRGFSVTNVGIYRDGLRQPSSPFAIPRVEPYGLDAITILRGPAGGLYGLGSPGGIVDLTSKRPTAVPFGEVWLQGGSYDRAQGNFDLGGPVEGSDGKLLYRLTGVVRQSSTFLPGSIDDRAMIAPALTWRPSADTSVTLLAEYLNNTVPGNSSFYSSYADPRFQKTRIFSGDPAFQNFNTEQYRIGYAFEHKFTPDIIFRQNFRYYHVDADLRYTQIDALSDDLARASRSTGRIANVLDTISLDNQIEIRGATGAIQHDLVAGLDYTYSTYSQRMGFGAAPDLQIGGLVRPNYGAQFIATPVLGTATRVTQSQLGTYVQDQAKVGRFILTLTGRHDSVATANETAADPTSRAASSDRAFSGRVGLNYLLTDELVPYVSYATTFAPQLGLDRFKQAFQPTKGDQLEGGVKFNVPGTSVFLNMAVFDITQTNVLAPDPVNPILYTAAIGEVNSRGAELEATANLGPGINVTAAYSHVDIRTTKNPGSPDSVGLALSGIPGNTFRLFATYAFPTASPLSGFSFGGGVRYAGTSPANDVIGSFRNSTVTLFDAVAAYDFERIDPRLKGMRAQVNVSNLLDRNYFNCQAGACYRGQPRQILGSLIYRW, translated from the coding sequence ATGAGCCATCTTCCCCCATTCTCCCGTCCGTCGCGTCGGCTTGACCTGCGCTCCCTGCTCCTCTCCGGGCTGGCGACCGGCCTCGGCATCGCGCCGGCGCTGGCACAGCAGGGGACGATCAAGCTCGACGAGATCTCGGTCACGGCGCCGCAGGCGCCGCGGGTCCTCGGCGCGCCGGCCGATGCCTCGGCCACCAGCGGCGGCGGCGGAGGCCCGAGCGGAGTGCAGGGCTACACCGCCCGGGTGTCGCCCACCGCCACCAAGACCAACACGCCGCTGATCGAGACGCCGCAATCGGTCTCGGTCGTCACCCGCGAGCAGCTCAACGACCGCAACGTCCAGACGCTCAACGAGGCGATCAACTACACGCCGGGCGTCGCCTCGAACGTGTTCGGCTACGATCCGCGCTTCGACGCGTTCTACATCCGCGGCTTCAGCGTCACCAATGTGGGCATCTACCGCGACGGCCTGCGCCAGCCCTCGTCGCCCTTCGCCATCCCGCGGGTCGAGCCCTACGGCCTCGATGCGATCACCATCCTGCGCGGGCCGGCGGGCGGGCTCTACGGGCTCGGCTCCCCGGGCGGGATCGTCGACCTGACCTCGAAGCGTCCGACCGCCGTGCCGTTCGGCGAGGTCTGGCTGCAGGGCGGCAGCTACGACCGCGCCCAGGGCAATTTCGACCTCGGCGGTCCCGTGGAGGGCAGCGACGGAAAGCTTCTCTACCGGCTGACCGGGGTGGTGCGGCAGAGCAGCACCTTCCTGCCCGGCAGCATCGACGACCGGGCGATGATCGCTCCGGCGCTCACCTGGCGCCCCTCGGCGGATACCAGCGTCACGCTGCTGGCCGAGTACCTGAACAACACGGTGCCGGGAAACAGCTCGTTCTACTCCAGCTACGCCGATCCGCGCTTCCAGAAGACCCGGATCTTCTCCGGTGATCCGGCGTTCCAGAACTTCAACACCGAGCAGTACCGGATCGGCTACGCCTTCGAGCATAAATTCACGCCCGACATCATCTTCCGGCAGAATTTTCGCTACTATCACGTCGATGCGGACCTGCGGTACACGCAGATCGATGCCTTGAGCGACGACCTCGCCCGCGCCTCGCGCAGCACCGGGCGGATCGCCAACGTCCTCGATACGATCTCCCTCGACAACCAGATCGAGATCCGCGGCGCCACCGGTGCGATCCAGCACGATCTCGTCGCCGGCCTCGACTACACCTATTCCACCTACAGCCAGCGCATGGGATTCGGCGCCGCGCCCGACCTGCAGATCGGCGGCCTGGTGCGGCCGAACTACGGGGCGCAGTTCATCGCGACGCCGGTGCTCGGGACCGCCACTCGAGTCACCCAGTCGCAGCTCGGCACCTACGTGCAGGACCAGGCCAAGGTCGGCCGCTTCATCCTGACGCTCACCGGCCGGCACGACAGCGTCGCGACCGCGAACGAGACCGCAGCCGACCCGACGAGCCGGGCTGCGAGTTCCGACCGGGCCTTCAGCGGCCGCGTCGGCCTCAACTACCTGCTCACCGACGAGCTGGTGCCGTATGTGAGCTACGCCACCACCTTCGCGCCCCAGCTCGGCCTCGACCGGTTCAAGCAAGCCTTTCAGCCGACCAAGGGTGACCAGCTCGAAGGCGGCGTGAAGTTCAACGTGCCGGGCACCAGCGTCTTCCTCAACATGGCGGTGTTCGACATCACCCAGACCAACGTCCTGGCGCCGGACCCGGTCAATCCGATCCTCTACACGGCGGCGATCGGCGAGGTGAACTCGCGCGGCGCCGAACTCGAGGCGACGGCCAATCTCGGCCCCGGCATCAACGTCACCGCCGCCTACAGCCACGTCGACATCCGGACGACCAAGAACCCCGGCAGCCCGGACTCGGTCGGCCTCGCCCTCTCGGGCATCCCCGGCAACACGTTCCGGCTGTTCGCGACCTACGCCTTCCCGACCGCGTCGCCCTTGAGCGGCTTCAGCTTCGGCGGCGGCGTACGCTATGCCGGCACCAGCCCGGCCAACGACGTGATCGGCAGCTTCCGCAACTCCACCGTGACCCTGTTCGACGCGGTGGCGGCCTACGACTTCGAGCGGATCGACCCGCGGCTGAAGGGCATGCGGGCGCAGGTCAACGTCTCCAACCTCCTCGACCGCAACTACTTCAACTGCCAGGCCGGCGCCTGCTACCGCGGCCAGCCGCGGCAGATTCTGGGAAGTTTGATCTATCGGTGGTGA
- a CDS encoding FTR1 family iron permease: protein MADGSTFVQAFTILFREGLEALLVVAALAAFLRRAGAAERIRPVYAGAGLAVLASFGMAWVFEAFFDGNHNDMIEAGVIVVAAGLMFTMSGWLFLRQDPAAWKAEINRMAERAMGAGTVLSLAGIAFLAVFREGAETVLFLHALARTAGGFDASLLGGLAVAAAALAVVFVAMQWLALRLPLRPVFLITSAFLFVMGLRMVGAAIQEFQEQVILPVHNDGVPDLVTALGFNGSWEALGVQGAIVLCALVWLVMRRARSGAGLAARPQVTA from the coding sequence ATGGCCGACGGATCCACCTTCGTGCAGGCCTTCACCATCCTGTTCCGCGAGGGGCTGGAGGCGCTGCTGGTGGTGGCGGCGCTGGCGGCGTTCCTGCGCCGGGCCGGGGCGGCGGAACGCATCCGCCCGGTCTATGCCGGGGCCGGCCTCGCGGTGCTGGCGAGCTTCGGTATGGCCTGGGTGTTCGAGGCCTTCTTCGACGGCAACCACAACGACATGATCGAGGCCGGCGTGATCGTGGTCGCCGCCGGCCTGATGTTCACGATGAGCGGCTGGCTGTTCCTGCGCCAGGACCCGGCGGCCTGGAAGGCCGAGATCAACCGGATGGCCGAGCGGGCGATGGGGGCCGGCACCGTGCTGTCGCTGGCCGGCATCGCCTTCCTGGCGGTGTTCCGCGAGGGCGCCGAGACGGTCCTGTTCCTGCACGCGCTCGCCCGCACCGCCGGCGGCTTCGACGCCTCGCTGCTGGGCGGGCTCGCCGTCGCGGCGGCGGCCCTCGCGGTGGTGTTCGTGGCGATGCAGTGGCTGGCGCTGCGGCTGCCCCTGCGGCCGGTCTTCCTCATCACCTCGGCCTTCCTGTTCGTGATGGGCCTGCGCATGGTCGGGGCGGCGATCCAGGAATTCCAGGAGCAGGTGATCCTGCCGGTGCACAATGACGGCGTGCCGGACCTCGTCACCGCGCTCGGCTTCAACGGCAGCTGGGAGGCCCTGGGCGTGCAGGGCGCGATCGTGCTCTGCGCCCTCGTCTGGCTCGTGATGCGGCGTGCCCGTTCCGGCGCCGGTTTGGCAGCCCGCCCGCAAGTCACCGCCTGA
- a CDS encoding glutathione S-transferase family protein, with the protein MSDTLTLYYSPGACSLAPHIALEETGAAFEAVKVDFASAEQRSGRYLAVNQKGRVPALAEGEWVLTENPAILRYIARRHPEAKLWPEDPREEARCAEWLAWISSTIHPAYAHIRRAERYATDEAAIEDVKAKGRETCADLWTMIEVGLSRGGWAVGEHYSVADPYLLVFWHWGRGQVLGYDMARQFPYWTDHARRMAERPAVQRAFAREGLPLPA; encoded by the coding sequence TTGTCCGACACGCTCACGCTCTACTATTCGCCGGGCGCCTGCTCGCTCGCGCCCCACATCGCCCTGGAGGAGACCGGCGCCGCCTTCGAGGCGGTGAAGGTCGATTTCGCCTCCGCCGAGCAGCGCAGCGGCCGCTACCTCGCCGTCAACCAGAAGGGCCGGGTGCCGGCGCTCGCCGAGGGCGAGTGGGTGCTGACCGAGAACCCGGCGATCCTGCGCTACATCGCGCGGCGGCACCCGGAGGCCAAGCTCTGGCCCGAGGATCCGCGGGAAGAGGCGCGTTGCGCCGAGTGGCTGGCCTGGATCTCCTCGACCATCCACCCGGCCTACGCCCATATCCGCCGGGCCGAGCGCTACGCCACCGACGAGGCGGCGATCGAGGACGTGAAGGCGAAGGGCCGCGAGACCTGCGCCGATCTCTGGACGATGATCGAGGTCGGCCTGTCGCGCGGCGGCTGGGCTGTCGGCGAGCATTACAGCGTTGCCGATCCCTACCTCTTGGTGTTCTGGCACTGGGGCCGCGGCCAGGTGCTGGGCTACGACATGGCCCGCCAGTTCCCCTACTGGACCGACCACGCCCGCCGCATGGCCGAGCGCCCGGCCGTGCAGCGCGCCTTCGCCCGCGAGGGGCTGCCGCTGCCGGCGTGA
- a CDS encoding DUF924 family protein → MTTAATPADLVAFWREAGFDRWFTADPAFDGACRAYLPLHEAAARGALASWDETPEGALALVLLLDQFPRNLFRGTPRAWATDAQALAVAERALARGHDRAIEPALRIFLYMPLTHAEDLGLQERSVALFTALGLPVHREAAIEHRDLIRRFGRFPHRNAVLGRPETAAERDYLAREDAFRG, encoded by the coding sequence ATGACGACAGCGGCGACGCCCGCCGACCTGGTCGCGTTCTGGCGCGAGGCCGGATTCGACCGCTGGTTCACCGCCGATCCGGCCTTCGACGGCGCCTGCCGGGCCTACCTGCCGCTGCACGAGGCGGCGGCGCGGGGCGCGCTCGCATCGTGGGACGAGACGCCGGAGGGGGCGCTCGCCTTAGTGCTGCTCCTCGACCAGTTCCCGCGCAACCTGTTTCGCGGCACGCCCCGGGCCTGGGCGACCGACGCGCAGGCGTTGGCGGTGGCGGAGCGTGCGCTCGCCCGCGGCCATGACCGGGCGATCGAACCGGCCTTGCGCATCTTCCTCTACATGCCGCTGACCCATGCCGAGGATCTCGGCTTGCAGGAGCGCAGCGTCGCGCTGTTCACCGCGCTCGGACTTCCGGTCCATCGCGAGGCGGCGATCGAGCACCGCGACCTGATCCGCCGCTTCGGGCGCTTTCCCCACCGCAACGCCGTGCTCGGCCGCCCCGAGACGGCGGCCGAGCGGGATTACCTCGCGCGCGAGGACGCATTTCGAGGGTAG
- the ilvC gene encoding ketol-acid reductoisomerase gives MRVYYDRDADINLIKGKKVVIVGYGSQGHAHALNLRDSGVKDVVIALRKGSASAKKAEAEGFKVMEVADAAKQADVVMMLTPDELQGEIYRDSLEANMKQGAALLFAHGLNVHFNLIEPRADLDVLMVAPKGPGHTVRSEYLRGGGVPTLIAIAQDASGNAHDLGLSYASANGGGRAGIIETTFKEECETDLFGEQVVLCGGLVELIKAGFETLVEGGYAPEMAYFECLHEVKLIVDLIYEGGIANMNYSISNTAEYGEYVTGPRIITPETKAEMKRVLTDIQNGTFTRNWMLENKVNQTSFKATRARNAAHPIEEVGERLRGMMPWIKEKALVDKAKN, from the coding sequence ATGCGGGTCTATTACGATCGTGATGCCGACATCAATCTGATCAAGGGCAAGAAGGTCGTCATCGTCGGCTACGGCAGCCAGGGCCATGCCCACGCGCTGAACCTGCGCGATTCGGGCGTCAAGGACGTGGTGATCGCGCTCCGCAAGGGCTCGGCCAGCGCCAAGAAGGCCGAGGCCGAGGGCTTCAAGGTCATGGAGGTCGCCGACGCCGCCAAGCAGGCGGACGTCGTCATGATGCTGACCCCCGACGAGCTGCAGGGCGAGATCTACCGCGACTCGCTCGAGGCCAACATGAAGCAGGGCGCCGCGCTGCTGTTCGCCCACGGCCTCAACGTCCACTTCAACCTGATCGAGCCGCGCGCCGACCTCGACGTGCTGATGGTCGCCCCGAAGGGCCCCGGCCACACCGTGCGCTCGGAGTACCTGCGCGGCGGCGGCGTGCCGACCCTGATCGCCATCGCCCAGGACGCGAGCGGAAACGCCCACGATCTCGGCCTGTCCTACGCCTCGGCCAATGGCGGCGGCCGCGCCGGCATCATCGAGACCACCTTCAAGGAAGAGTGCGAGACCGACCTGTTCGGTGAGCAGGTCGTGCTCTGCGGCGGCCTCGTCGAGCTGATCAAGGCCGGCTTCGAGACCCTGGTCGAGGGCGGCTACGCCCCCGAGATGGCGTATTTCGAGTGCCTCCACGAGGTGAAGCTGATCGTCGACCTCATCTACGAGGGCGGCATCGCCAACATGAACTACTCGATCTCGAACACCGCCGAGTACGGCGAGTACGTCACCGGACCGCGAATCATCACGCCCGAGACCAAGGCCGAGATGAAGCGGGTGCTGACCGACATCCAGAACGGCACCTTCACCCGCAACTGGATGCTGGAGAACAAGGTCAACCAGACCTCGTTCAAGGCCACCCGCGCCCGCAATGCCGCCCACCCGATCGAGGAGGTCGGCGAGCGCCTCCGCGGCATGATGCCGTGGATCAAGGAGAAGGCCCTGGTCGACAAGGCCAAGAACTAA
- a CDS encoding alpha/beta hydrolase → MIDEPVLFCLHVLGGSARTWRPLAARLGPTVRCVAIDLPGFGDEAHRPGGDVAAMADHVAARIRTEAPPGPWLIAGNSMGAKVALALARRHEDGDPALAGLAGLVLLAGSTPSPEPMAEERRQAMIAWIDADPATRRREAEAFVAANVGAPLAPEDHARTVEDVLRANPQAWKAWLTGGANEDWRARIGTLSTPALVVSGAEDGDLGPEAQAALTLPHLARHRHEVMLGAGHLLPLERPDALAALIRDFLSAPPATTEAPTLTPAFAALMGSDRVNSRLRATLRERMREPDGPFCLDAEERATLEACLDRVLPQDGPGRIDLARRIDARLASGTGDGWRYASLPPDAEAYSRALRSLDAAARAAHGSAFAALDGASRDALLDCAAAGRLPAIPDGLASELMTCWFEELRGEAVRTWLAHPAGLAAIGFTGIGAGGDDADALPGYRLTGLNERESWEAPVLDTVGDVR, encoded by the coding sequence ATGATTGACGAACCCGTCCTCTTCTGCCTGCACGTCCTCGGAGGCAGCGCCCGCACGTGGCGCCCCCTCGCCGCGCGTCTCGGCCCCACCGTGCGATGCGTCGCCATCGACCTGCCGGGCTTCGGCGACGAAGCCCACCGGCCGGGCGGCGACGTCGCCGCCATGGCCGACCACGTCGCGGCCCGCATCCGGACCGAGGCTCCGCCCGGGCCCTGGCTGATCGCCGGCAACAGCATGGGGGCGAAGGTCGCCCTGGCGCTGGCGCGACGCCACGAGGACGGCGATCCCGCGCTTGCCGGCCTCGCCGGCCTCGTGCTGCTGGCCGGCTCGACGCCTTCGCCCGAGCCGATGGCGGAGGAGCGCCGGCAGGCGATGATCGCCTGGATCGACGCCGATCCGGCGACCCGCCGCCGCGAGGCCGAAGCCTTCGTGGCGGCGAATGTCGGTGCGCCCCTGGCGCCGGAGGACCACGCCCGGACGGTCGAGGACGTGCTGCGGGCGAACCCGCAAGCCTGGAAGGCCTGGCTCACCGGCGGCGCCAACGAGGATTGGCGCGCGCGCATCGGAACCCTCTCCACGCCGGCTTTGGTGGTGAGCGGGGCGGAGGACGGCGATCTCGGGCCCGAGGCGCAGGCGGCGCTGACCCTGCCCCACCTCGCCCGCCACCGCCACGAGGTGATGCTCGGCGCCGGTCACCTGCTGCCGCTGGAGCGGCCCGACGCCCTTGCCGCGCTGATCCGCGATTTCCTCTCGGCCCCGCCGGCGACCACCGAAGCCCCGACCCTGACGCCGGCCTTCGCGGCGCTGATGGGCTCGGACCGGGTCAATTCCCGCCTGCGCGCGACGCTCCGCGAGCGGATGCGCGAGCCGGACGGGCCGTTCTGCTTGGACGCGGAGGAGCGCGCGACGCTCGAAGCCTGCCTCGACCGGGTGCTGCCGCAGGACGGTCCGGGCCGGATCGACCTCGCCCGCCGCATCGACGCGCGGCTCGCCAGCGGCACCGGCGACGGCTGGCGCTACGCCTCCCTGCCGCCGGACGCGGAGGCCTATTCCCGCGCCCTGCGGAGTCTCGATGCCGCCGCCCGCGCGGCGCACGGGAGCGCCTTCGCCGCCCTCGACGGCGCGAGCCGGGACGCGCTCCTCGACTGCGCCGCCGCCGGGCGCCTGCCGGCAATCCCTGACGGCCTCGCCTCCGAACTGATGACCTGCTGGTTCGAGGAGCTGCGCGGCGAGGCGGTGCGGACCTGGCTCGCCCATCCCGCCGGCCTCGCGGCGATCGGCTTCACGGGGATCGGAGCCGGGGGCGACGATGCCGACGCCCTCCCGGGCTACCGGCTGACCGGCCTGAACGAACGCGAATCCTGGGAAGCCCCGGTCCTCGACACCGTTGGAGACGTTCGATGA
- a CDS encoding GMC family oxidoreductase, whose translation MNLAGQSRYGHDEVVDVVVVGTGAGGAPLLAELAAAGLRVVALEAGPNFDPAGYGFDETLADEIYWTEERLSGGSTPEAFGANNSGTGIGGSTLHWGAFVPRADPRDFRLNTETGEGCDWPIDHAELVPFYDRVEAFIGTSGPTPYPWDEARRFPLPPVLRNGPAQLMASACDRLGITATDAPAAVVSRDFTPGADVPERKACIHCGYCHQGCRTRAKASMDVTYLPLAVAKGAEIRPEARMHGVERDRAGRITAVIYRSGGRDHRQRCANLILCAGAVETPRLLLHLDLATRSGQVGRNYIGHVATQVWGTFADEVGMNRGYPSSLITEDYTRPKGAGFAGGYLVQSLGVEPLTWANSVARGRGLWGTALTDYLRQYIRVAGIGINGETLPCDANVLTLSDETDALGMRKARISFGYGPNEHSLNAHATKVMRAIWEAAGASDIWVLERVAHTLGTCRMGRNPDDSVVDAVGRSHEVENLWICDGSVFPSSLAANPALTIMALSLRTAGAFLKGTR comes from the coding sequence ATGAACCTCGCGGGGCAAAGCCGCTACGGCCACGACGAGGTCGTCGACGTCGTGGTGGTCGGGACCGGGGCGGGCGGCGCGCCGCTCCTCGCCGAGCTTGCGGCCGCGGGCCTCAGAGTCGTCGCCCTCGAAGCCGGGCCGAACTTCGACCCGGCCGGGTACGGCTTCGACGAGACGCTCGCCGACGAGATCTACTGGACCGAGGAGCGCCTGAGCGGCGGCTCGACCCCGGAAGCCTTCGGCGCCAACAACAGCGGCACCGGGATCGGCGGATCGACCCTGCATTGGGGCGCCTTCGTGCCCCGGGCCGATCCGCGCGACTTCCGCCTGAACACCGAGACCGGCGAGGGCTGCGACTGGCCGATCGACCACGCCGAGCTGGTGCCGTTCTACGACCGCGTCGAGGCCTTCATCGGCACGTCCGGCCCGACGCCCTATCCGTGGGACGAGGCCCGGCGCTTCCCGCTGCCGCCGGTGCTCCGCAACGGCCCGGCCCAGCTGATGGCCTCGGCCTGCGACCGGCTCGGCATCACCGCCACCGACGCGCCGGCCGCGGTCGTCTCGCGCGACTTCACGCCTGGAGCCGATGTGCCGGAGCGCAAGGCCTGCATCCATTGCGGCTATTGCCACCAGGGCTGCCGCACCCGCGCCAAGGCCAGCATGGACGTGACCTACCTGCCCCTCGCGGTGGCGAAGGGCGCCGAGATCCGGCCTGAGGCCCGGATGCACGGGGTCGAGCGCGACAGGGCCGGGCGGATCACGGCGGTGATCTATCGCAGCGGGGGCCGTGACCATCGCCAGCGTTGCGCCAACCTGATCCTGTGCGCCGGCGCCGTCGAGACGCCGCGGCTCCTGCTCCATCTCGACCTCGCCACGCGCAGCGGCCAGGTCGGCCGCAACTATATCGGCCACGTCGCCACCCAGGTCTGGGGCACCTTCGCGGACGAGGTCGGCATGAACCGCGGCTACCCGTCCTCGCTCATCACCGAGGATTACACCCGGCCGAAGGGGGCCGGCTTCGCCGGCGGCTACCTGGTGCAGAGCCTCGGCGTCGAGCCGTTGACCTGGGCCAACTCCGTCGCCCGCGGCCGCGGCCTGTGGGGGACGGCGCTCACCGATTACCTCAGGCAGTACATCCGTGTCGCCGGCATCGGCATCAACGGCGAGACGCTGCCCTGCGACGCGAACGTCCTGACGCTGTCGGACGAGACCGACGCGCTCGGGATGCGCAAGGCCCGTATCAGCTTCGGCTACGGCCCGAACGAGCACAGCCTCAACGCCCACGCCACGAAGGTGATGCGCGCGATCTGGGAGGCGGCGGGCGCCAGCGACATCTGGGTGCTGGAGCGCGTCGCCCACACGCTGGGCACCTGCCGGATGGGACGGAACCCCGACGACTCCGTGGTCGATGCCGTCGGGCGGAGCCACGAGGTCGAGAACCTGTGGATCTGCGACGGGTCGGTCTTCCCGAGTTCGCTCGCGGCGAATCCGGCCCTGACCATCATGGCGTTGTCCCTGCGCACCGCCGGCGCGTTCCTGAAGGGCACTCGATGA